The sequence GCTGGGGCAGCGCGTACGCCGACCCGCAGTGGATCACCGTCGACCTGGGCGCCACGTACGCGATCAACCGGGTGCGGTTGGCCTGGGAGACGGCCCACGCGCGGGCGTACCAGGTGCAGGTCTCGCCGGACAACGTCACCTGGTCACCGGTGCACGCCACGACCACCGGAGACGGCGGCGTCGACGACCTCACGGTCACCGGCACCGGTCGTTACCTGCGGGTGTACGGCACCCAACGCGCCACCCAGTGGGGCTACTCGCTGTGGGACCTGAACGTCTACGGCACCGCCGCCGGCGGCACCCTGCTCTCCCGGGGCCGGCCGGTCACCACGTCGAGTGTGGAGCCGGGCAGCACACACGTGGCCGGCAACGCCGTGGACGGCAACGCCACGACCCGCTGGGGCAGCGCGTACGCCGACCCGCAGTGGATCGCCGTGGACCTCGGCGCCTCCCGCACCCTCGACCGGGTCCGGCTGACCTGGGAGGCGGCGTACGCGCGGGCGTACCAGATCCAGGTCTCTCCGGACAACCTCACCTGGACGCCGGTGCACACCACGACCACTGGCGACGGTGGTGTGGACGACATCGCCATCTCGGCCACCGGCCGCTACCTGCGCGTCCACGGCACCCAGCGGGCCCTGCCCGCGTACGGCTACTCGCTGTGGGAGCTGGAGGTCCACGGCAGCTGAGCGTGAGCCGGCTAGCGCAGTTCCGCGATCCTGGCCCGGGTGTCGGCCGGGGCCTCGGGGTGCCCGCGCTCGACGTCGGCCCGGACGTCGGCCACGGTCCTGCCGGCCAACTCTCGCCGCCAGGCCAGGTCGGCACCCCGCATGGCCTGGGCGAACGCGCAGGACTGTCGATAGTCGACACCCGTGTGCTCGCCCGGGCCCTTGCGGAGGATCTGGTCGCACTGGAACAGCTCCTCCGGGCCCTCGATCGCGGCCACGATGTCCAGGAGTGAGATCGCCGCCGGAGTCCGGGCCAGTTGGAAGCCTCCGCGCGGCCCCGAGGTCGAGGTGAGGATCCCGGCCCGGGCCAGGGCCTGGAGCTGCTTGTTCAGGTACGCCGGCGGCAGCTCGTAGAACGCCGCGAGGGTGCTGGTCGGCACCGGGGCGTCCAGCCAGCTCAGATTGAGGCACGTGTGGAGGGCCCATTCGACGCCCTGACTCATCCGCATATTCCTGGACTCTACCTGTCCAGGATTTGTGACGATCACCATGATCGCTGGCGTCGGCAGATCCTGGACATCTAGTGTCTAGGAATCGACGGACGACGAAGGAGCCGACAATGACTTTGGTACGCGCAGCCCAGGCCGAGGTTCTCGACAGCGACCCGGCCAGCGTGATCACACTGCTCCTCGACCCCGAGCACACCGGCGGCGCCCTGACCAGCAACCGCACAGTGCTCAAGCACGGCACTGACGGTGCGCCCCCGCACCTGCACATCCACTCCGGTGAGCTGTTCTTCGTGCTCGACGGCGCCCTCGAGATGCTCGTCGACGACGAACTGCACACCCTTCACCAGGGAGACGCGCTCTTCGTCCCGCCGAACACCCCGCACGCCTTCGCCCCCGCCGACGGCCGGGACGCCGACTTCCTCGTCGTGATCACCCCCGGAAAGCCCCGGTTCGACTACTACCGACTGCTCGACAAGGTGCACCGGGGCGAAGCCACCTGGCAGGACGTCGGCGAAACCCAGGACCGCTACGACAACCACTACGTGGACAGCCCGTTGTGGGCCGGCCGACGAGGCTGACCGGCGCGACCTGCCCGGGCAGACGGTGACCGCAGACGACAGTTGCCCCGTCGGCGCGGGCGACCGCACCGACGGGGCAACGACTGTCGGACTGGCGCTACCTCTTGGCGATCCTGATCGTCGCGGTGCGGTAGTTGTCGCGCCTGTCGTTCTTCGTCGGGTCGTAGTTCTTCTCGATGTTGCCGGCGCTGTCGACCGAGAACCAGTTGAACGTCGTCGTCTCGGTCACGTGGAACACCTGCCCCGGCTCACGGAACTCCGTCGCCGCGTAGCGGGGTGACTCGAGCGTGGGTCGGCTGCCGTCGGTCGTGTAGTAGATGGTGGCCGGCTCGCTGGTCTCGAAGTGCACGTCGACAGGCCCGGAGTAGCGCCCCGCGCCCGGAACCAGCTGCGATGTCGGGTCCTTCTTGTCCCTGCCCCAGTCCGCCGCGACCCGGAACATCTCCATGATCCCGTTGGCGTACTCCATCGTCTCGGCGTGACCACTGACAAGCTCGGGGTTGCCATCCCACTCCGGCTGGAACGAACCGCCCTGCCAGGCACCGGTAGCCGGGTTGTAGACGGAGCCGCCGACCTCCCAGCCGAACGCGTAGATCCCGTACGTGTGGTACAGGTCCTCGCGTACGTTGCCCGCCGAGGAGTAGAGGACGTCGGACGAGCCGCCGACGTTCTCCGGCGTGACGACGGTTTCCCGGTGCGCCTTGACCTGCGACAGGATCCGGGCGGCGGACTGCCAGTAGAACGCCTCGTCACCCAGCGGCGGACGCGGCGTGGTGATCCGGCCGTCCGCGATGTAGGCGCCGGGCTGCCAGAAGAGCTGACCGCCGTTGGAGTGCACCGACATCATGAACTTGATGTTCTTGTACTTCTCGACCAGCCAGACGATGTTCTTCGCCTCGGGCTCGGACAGCTCCTCCGGGCCCTGGTAGGTGTCGCTGACGCAACTGGTCGACGCACCCGCGTAGCCGTCGTGCCCCGACCCGACCCGGTAGTTCCGGTTCAAGTCCACGCCCCACGAGTTGCGTCGACCCGGATCGGCGTTGGCGTCCGGGCAGTGGTTGGTCAGGTTCCGGCGCTGGGAGGCGAAGTTGTAGAAGCTGTAGTTCGCCCCGTCGGGGTTGTTCGACAGGATGAAGAAGACGTCGGTGTTCTCGACGATCTTCTTCGTCTCCCGGTCGGACCGGTAGTTGTGCACCAGACGTTCGGCGGACTCCAGGCTCGTCGTCGCCGGCACCCACTCGCGGGCGTGGTCCTGCGCCTGGATGAGGACACCAGGCTTCTTACCGTCACGGTGCTTGCCGATCCGCAGGACCGGGATCGTGGCCGGGCCACGCGGCACCTCCCCCGCTGGTGCGCCGACCCGCTTCTGGTCGAGGAAGTCGGTCAGCGCGACCGGCCCGGCCGTCGGTGCGACGATGCCGGTGCCCTCGTTGGTGCGGTACGGGTGCGCACGGTCGATGAGCCCCGCCGAGCGGGTCCGCAGCGCCTCGGCCACCTCGGCGGCCGTGCTCGTCGGCGCACCCGAGGCGTCAGTGGCGAGCAGGACACGGACCGCCGTGCCGGTGACCTCCACCGCCAGCGGGAGATCCGGGTCGGGGCGGTCCACGAAGTCCACAGTGATGTCGTTGCCGCCCTGGTGACCCCACGCCGCCGAGGTGACGACCACCGCCGCCTGCCCGGTGCCGCCGATCTGGGCCTGCGCCTTGCGTTGGTACCCGTTCGTCTGGTTCGGCAGGTAGACGATCTCGGCGATGTCCGGGTACTGGCGGGCGATCTCCTTGGCGCGGCTGTAGAGCTGCTGCGGATGCCGGTAGCCGTCCACGAAGTCCGACTTGTAGGACGGGTTCGCCGTCAGCGGCGGCGGGGCGTCCTCCAACCAGTTGGAGACGACGCCGGTCGTGACGCCACCGGTGGAGCTCGTCACCTGGATCTTGCTGGGGCGCACGTCGAGCTTGAACAGGTTCCGGTGGAACATGTACTGCCCGGAGTCGACGAACCGGCTCATCGTCCGGGCGAAGCCGAACGGCGTGCCCTTCCCCGAGTCGTTCTCCACCTGCATCCCGACGATCGGGTCCGCCTGTTGCCCCTCGGTGGTCCGCGCCTCGACGTAGAGGAAGCCCTGCCCCTTTGTGGTGAACCAGTCCGCGCGGACGACCCGTACCGTCGCCTCGTGGTTCGCCGGCTGGACCGTCCGCGCGCTGGCCACGCCGATGCCGCCATCGGCCTCGTCGCTCCAGGCGAAGCCGGCGTCGTCGCCGAGCACCTCGACGCCCATCGCCGTGAGTTCGGTGACCTGCTCGGCGCTCACCACCGCCTCGCCCTCGATGCCGTTCGGCACGCGCCGGAGGCCGTGCTCCAGGTCGAAGCCGGCCGCGGCCACCTTGTCCAGCATGTCAGCGCCGGTCAGCCGGATGTGGACGAGGCGTACCGATTCACGATCCTCAGGTTGGGATCGGCTGGCGGCGGCTGACGACCCCGTGGGATCCGCGCCCGCGGGGCCGGTCGTCACGAGGACGCTGCCCACCAGGGTGGACAGTGCGAGAAGCGCGATACGCCGTTGATGACGCCGCATATCCCCTCCTTCTGCTTACGACGGGTGATTGCCGGCGGGCCGGGTCCGGTGAGCGTATGTGCGATCAGGGCCGCAGCGGTTCACGTCGATCGAATTTGAGCATTCCTTGAGGCGACCGCCGCCGATCCCGCTCCGCGCGTCCGTCCCCCGGTCGACCCGTCCCCCGGCGGAGGGAGCCCTTCCCCATCTGTCGGGGAGGAGAGCTGACCCGCAGCCAGCGATCGTTGGTCCATGGCTGTCGTCGAGAAACCGAGCCGTACCAGACCGTGGGCGCTGGCGTGCGTCGTGTTCGTCGCCGCCGCGGTGGCGCAGCGGCTGTACTGGATCGCGGGTGGCCGGTGGGGATACACCGCCTGCGATCGCACCGAACTTGTCGACCCGGCCGGCGGGTGCGGCGCGGACCAGGTCGTGACGGTGCCGTTCTGGTCGGGGTGGGGAGCGCTGGGAGTCGGCGTCGGCCTCGCGGTGGTGCTCGGCTGCACGGTCCGGTTTCCCGGCAAGTGGGCGACCGCCGGTAGCTGGGCTGCGGCCGCGCTGCTCCTGGTGGTCGCGTTCCCGCTGCACCTGGTCTTCGAGGTCCCGGCGGCGCTGGCGGGTCGGCCCTCGGATTGGCGTGACCTCGGAGCCCGGCTCGTACTGGTGGCCGGTGGCGTCCTGTTCGCCGGGCTCGCGAATGCATCCGGGCCCCGGCGCGGACCGGTCGCCGCCGGCTACCGACCGGTGCCACGGTGGACACGCCGCTGGGCGTACGTCGCCGTCGCGCTGCCCGTGGTCGGCTGGGCCGTGCCCCACGCGCTGTGGGTGCTCGGCATGCCGGTCGGCATCTCCGAGCGGGCACTGAACGACATCGAGCGGGACCTCTCCACGCCGACGGGGGTGGCGATCACGCTCGTCCCGCCGCTCGCCGGCCTGCTCGTTCTCGGGCTGGTACAGCGGTGGGGGCAGCAGTTTCCGTTTTGGGTGCCGGGACTCCACGGTCGACAGGTCCCCCGACGGCTGGCGGTGATCCCGGCCGGCGTGGTGGCACTCACGCTGGTCACCTACGGCGTGCTCAGCATCGCGGTGCTCGTCGGGGAACTACTCGCAGGTGACACCCGCTGGTCCGACGTGTGGGACGGATGGGCCGTCACCGCCACGCTGCTGGTCTTCCTCGGCTGGGGAGTGTCGTTGGCCGTCACCACCACCGGCTACGCCCTCACCACCTCGGCCAAGACCTCCATGACCGACCTTCCAGGATCGGAGCACCCATGAGCACCACCGACACTGCCCGCGTCTCGACCGCCGTCCCGCCACGGTGGGCGGTCTGGGCCGCCTACGCCGTACCGCTCTGCGTCCTGCCGTCCGCACTCTGGCGACTGTCGTTGGTGTTCACCGACGATGCGGTCACACAGTGGTACATGATCTTCCTGTCCGTGCTGTCGATGGGACTGGCCCTGTTGACACTCGGGCTGGTGCACAGGTGGGGACAGCGATTTCCGCACTGGTTGCCCCGCGTCGGAGGCCGCCGCGTCCCCGCGCGTCCGGTCGTGCGCGTCGCGCTGATCGGCGGCTGGTCGCTCGTCGCCATCTGCGTCTACTTCCTTCTGAACCAGAGGTTCCACCTCGTGCAGAGCACCTGGGTAGGCATCGGCGACGACGAACCGGTGCACCCGGCTCCCGGCTGGGAGGTGCTCCGCTACTACGCCCCGATGCTCGGGTGGGGACCGCTCGTCATCGCCGTGGCGGCCGACTACGGCCGGCGCGCAGCCATTGTTCGAAGAATGGAGAAGCCATGACAATCCGCAGGTTGCTTGTCGCCATACTCGCCGGGGTCGTGACGGTGGTCGGTGCCCCGGCATCGGCGCGGGCCGACGACCAGGACCCACCCGAGGTGCCGGCCACGCCGGGCGCGTGGATCGCCGGCGTCGGCGGCTTCGTCTACGACGAGCCCGGCTTGGTCGATCATCAGATCCGGTTCGGCGTCCTGGGCTGGGTCGATCGCCACGGGACAGGCCACGGCGTGTTCCGCTTCCGGCACGCGCTGCCCGACGGGAGCGTGGCGAGCGAGGGACACGCCGAGGTGACGTGCGTCAGCGTGGTGGGCGACACCGCACTGGTAACCGCTGTCGTCCCGGAAGGCGGCAGCCCAATGGTCAACCACGTCTTCGCTATCAAGATCATTGAGGGCGGTCCGGGTCGAGCCGACCAGATCGAAACGCTCCAGGCCGGCGGCGATCCGAACAGACCCGCCAAGCGGTACTGCATCGACACCGCCCCGTACAACCTCGTTCGCTACCCGGTCCGACCCGGCGGCTACGCGTTCGGGTCGTAACGGTTCCGCCAGGATCGCCCCTGCGGGAGCGGGGCGTCCGGTCCTATCCTTGCGCGGTGTCGTACGCCGATCTCACTGTCGCGCAGTGGAACGACCTCGCCGACGGGGCTGCGCGCCGCCTCTCCGAGGAGATCGCCGACCGGCACGGTCTGACCGTGCCGGTCGGCCTTCAGGACACGGTGTACGCGGGGCGGTCGCACCGGGTGGCGTTGTTCGAGCGGGACGGGATGCGGTTCGCGCTGGTGCCCGGCGGCCGACCCACGCTCGGTCACGACGCGGCCCGTTTCCGGCCCACCCCTCACCAGCTGGCCAGCTACGCCGACAGCGCCGAGGAGTACGGCCTTCCACCGCTGGCCGAGTACGTCGACGCGACGACCTCGCCAGTGCGCAGCGTCGAGTTGCCGGCGATGCTGGTCGCCGTGGAGGCGTTCAACCCCTGCGAGGTCTCGCTGACGCCGGACGACCCCCGGGTGCTCAACCTCATCGCGTCGAAGAGGGCTCAGCTGGACGGCGTGAGCCAGTCGGCACGCCACCGCGAGACCAACCTGTGGGGTTTGACGATCGGGCAAGATCCGTACAGGCACGAGGCGACCATCGAGCGCACTACCGTGTGCGGCGGCGACGGCGGCAGCACCACCTGCGGCGGCAGCGGCTTCTTCTTGGGGTGGCTCGCCCTCGCGACCGCCTACCGGGACAAGGACTTCGGCCAGTGGCTCGCCTCTGACAAAGGGGGTACGCCGCTGAGATCTTGACCCGGCCCGTCATGGACCCGAGCTGAGCCCACAGCTGCTGACCGCTTCGCAGCGGCAATTCCGCGCAGCCAGCGCTTCAAAAAGCGCAGGACTCGACGAGATTCCTAGTGCACGCTTAGCGGCATGGAGCCCGCGTACCCCTGTGTGTGCTGCGGATATCGCACGCTCTCGGAGCCACCGGGTTCTCATGAGATCTGTCCCGTGTGCGGGTGGGAGGACGACGTCTACCAACTGCGCTGGCCGTATCGGACGGGCGGCGCGAACGAACGCTCGTTGTTCGATGCCCAGCGGAGCTTCACTCCGTCCGTGTCCAGCCCCGATGCCAGCCGTACGCAGACCCGCGCCGACGTAGCCGATTTCGAGCGGGAACCCCTCTGGCGGCGCATCGATGATCGCCGCGACCGGTTCGAGCCACGCGGCGGGATTCTGGCCCCGTGGCCGGACGATCGGACGGTCCTGTATTGGTGGCGGCGCCGCACCCTGAGAGCCTGGTGGGAGGACGTCACACCCAGCGCCCTCACCTATGGTGAGGACGGCGACAATCAGGTCGTCGGGTTCGTCGCTGCCGTGCGTGCTGTCGCCGACGCGACGCCGCCTGCCGATCCTGACAACCTCTCTGGCATGGCGATCGACTTCGACCACTACCTCTGGCGCTGCCGATCGATACGACAGGTGACCGTGTCCAGCAGTGCGGACCCTGCCCGTCAACTGACCGCCCACTGCCTCGCCGAACAAGCCGCGTCGCCGCACCAGGTCGCAGCGGAACTCGAAGATGTGTGGCTGCGGGACCTCCGCTACCAGCGCTGGGAGGCTCACCTGCTGCAAATCACGCCGGCCTCGGTGGATCTCCACGTGGCGACCATGAACAGCCAAGGCGGCTACTACATCACCGCTTCGATCATCACACGATGGTCCGGCAACGCCGAGGCGCCGACAGAGGCAGCGTCCCCGGTCAGAACGTGGCGATCGGGTTGACCGGGCTGCCGGACGTGCCGGAGAAGCGGACCGGTGCGACCGCCAGCTGAAAGTCCCACTGGCCGAGTTCGGCAGCCGTCGTCGCGCACGCCTCCAGGTCGCAGTTGTCGAGCATCCACAGACCCATCGCGACGAGACTCACGGCGTGGACCGGCATCAACACGTCGTCGTACCCCGACGGTTGAACGTCCTGGGGCGTGTCAGCGCCGATCAGCGCCACGCCCCGTTCGTGCAGCCACGGCAGGCAGGACGCGTGCCAGCCGGCCTGCGTGAAGCCGCTGGCCGCACCGTTCTCGTGCCGGAAACAGCCATAGCCGGTCCGCAGGAGTACCGCGTCGCCGGGTCGCACCTGCACACCCTGGCGACGCTCGGCCTCCACGAGATCGTCGGGATACACGCCCTCCCCCGGCTCCAGCCACGGCACACCGCGGGCCGCCGCGACGTCCAGCAGGACACCACGCGTGACGATCCCGGTCGCGGCCGCCGTGACAGCCGCCCATGCCGAGCCCGTCGCGGCGTCGACAAACGAGTGCGACCGCCCGTTGTACATCGTGCCGTCCCAGTAGATGTGGCACGGCGAGTCGAGGTGGGTGATGGTGTTGCCGTGGTACGAG comes from Micromonospora vinacea and encodes:
- a CDS encoding RrF2 family transcriptional regulator gives rise to the protein MRMSQGVEWALHTCLNLSWLDAPVPTSTLAAFYELPPAYLNKQLQALARAGILTSTSGPRGGFQLARTPAAISLLDIVAAIEGPEELFQCDQILRKGPGEHTGVDYRQSCAFAQAMRGADLAWRRELAGRTVADVRADVERGHPEAPADTRARIAELR
- a CDS encoding cupin domain-containing protein; this translates as MTLVRAAQAEVLDSDPASVITLLLDPEHTGGALTSNRTVLKHGTDGAPPHLHIHSGELFFVLDGALEMLVDDELHTLHQGDALFVPPNTPHAFAPADGRDADFLVVITPGKPRFDYYRLLDKVHRGEATWQDVGETQDRYDNHYVDSPLWAGRRG
- a CDS encoding M14 family metallopeptidase, producing the protein MRRHQRRIALLALSTLVGSVLVTTGPAGADPTGSSAAASRSQPEDRESVRLVHIRLTGADMLDKVAAAGFDLEHGLRRVPNGIEGEAVVSAEQVTELTAMGVEVLGDDAGFAWSDEADGGIGVASARTVQPANHEATVRVVRADWFTTKGQGFLYVEARTTEGQQADPIVGMQVENDSGKGTPFGFARTMSRFVDSGQYMFHRNLFKLDVRPSKIQVTSSTGGVTTGVVSNWLEDAPPPLTANPSYKSDFVDGYRHPQQLYSRAKEIARQYPDIAEIVYLPNQTNGYQRKAQAQIGGTGQAAVVVTSAAWGHQGGNDITVDFVDRPDPDLPLAVEVTGTAVRVLLATDASGAPTSTAAEVAEALRTRSAGLIDRAHPYRTNEGTGIVAPTAGPVALTDFLDQKRVGAPAGEVPRGPATIPVLRIGKHRDGKKPGVLIQAQDHAREWVPATTSLESAERLVHNYRSDRETKKIVENTDVFFILSNNPDGANYSFYNFASQRRNLTNHCPDANADPGRRNSWGVDLNRNYRVGSGHDGYAGASTSCVSDTYQGPEELSEPEAKNIVWLVEKYKNIKFMMSVHSNGGQLFWQPGAYIADGRITTPRPPLGDEAFYWQSAARILSQVKAHRETVVTPENVGGSSDVLYSSAGNVREDLYHTYGIYAFGWEVGGSVYNPATGAWQGGSFQPEWDGNPELVSGHAETMEYANGIMEMFRVAADWGRDKKDPTSQLVPGAGRYSGPVDVHFETSEPATIYYTTDGSRPTLESPRYAATEFREPGQVFHVTETTTFNWFSVDSAGNIEKNYDPTKNDRRDNYRTATIRIAKR
- a CDS encoding cyclase family protein; its protein translation is MTAGRPMPTQDDVLGYFDTLSNWGRWGDDDERGTLNHITDDVRLAAARAVRHGRSVSCAWEVAAPADMERSTTTCPCTADMPGAENMPPAFHADRRWGFSSERLGISYHGNTITHLDSPCHIYWDGTMYNGRSHSFVDAATGSAWAAVTAAATGIVTRGVLLDVAAARGVPWLEPGEGVYPDDLVEAERRQGVQVRPGDAVLLRTGYGCFRHENGAASGFTQAGWHASCLPWLHERGVALIGADTPQDVQPSGYDDVLMPVHAVSLVAMGLWMLDNCDLEACATTAAELGQWDFQLAVAPVRFSGTSGSPVNPIATF